aattcataaattttgagtttttataaatattcataagtTATGTAAAGATTaatttagaaccttcttattacatggaatgctgggacttctggtgcttaaattatacactatatttcatcacaattggtcaaatagtttaaaagttatttaatttgtttatccaaaattaattttttttgcaacactgtaagtcagaaaattatgaaattacAGTAATagtttggatagtttatgaaaggaGATGGTTTatgctaataatttaatttaaagaaaatgacaaaaaataattctaagtatcgcaaaattattttgcaaaaacatgtcgattttttgcttataaacaattagaataactttttaaccattacccgtagaaatattattttttcatatttagaatgattaatttttatacaaatttgaaaaagaaaaaattgtcctaggacaattagggatcAAGTTGCCCGCTCCCCATTTTTTAAGtcacagcagctttctttataacaattacgaaatcaGATCAGTCACATTTAAAAGAACATACTTCAGAGCtttaatgtaccaaatataaaaaatatatacttacaaacaaatcttaCACAAAACTTCAAAATGTGAGCCTTAAAATCGGCCTGTTttgaaacttgggagatcgatgagaaggggAAAGGAACTAttagctgtatctcttgttctcgcctatggatttcgacgtttctttttttaatttttatgtactttttgcgtacagtacgagtatgcattatttaaataaattaattgttatatacaccatcaaatttgtttaaacaattttttttttcaattttttttataatattttaagtaattttaatcacaaaacatgaatatttatgaataatataataatacatagttttttattaaacttagtaataatttaaagtatgaaaaaacaaattatcccattcaattgtttctaaaaatagtattggtctatggaaatcagaaaatctcaaatgAGATTTTGGTACACTATTTTTTGgtaaacatgctattagatgaatgaaaaactgaagttacaaaaccaccaaacaagagataaacgtaattgattggggttggaaatttagctaagaaccgttagtatcaatccgatcaacagatcttctttatacacgggcgcccatataaaaattttcagggggggcggacgtgaagatgttgcacattatattttgtatactttggataaccatatatagttaaTAGCACCCGAAAAGCTACGGGGGCCACGCCCCCCCCCCTGCCCATGGCATATCTTTACaccaaatattttattaaaataaactatctgctcttacaaaactggttgcaccgagtacttgttagtacagagattagagatataaatagtttatggacttcgataaccaaaacctccatctttctctattatctattttggaatttctgtttttaatctgtatgtactctttgcgtacgttacggatatgttttttgttaataaagtggttatttaaataactatgtaaattgtgtaaacaatttttggaaattcttttacgatatttttaggatgactttgttggcaatcataggattggatcatatgcacttgactttacaataacttataataaatacataaataaaaatacataaaaatgtttttcataaaaatacaagtattcctaaataaatctcctttaattttattttaatagtcttgttataataccaaaatgtatgaaatatcttaatttttgcttttttgcaatcttaaaattataactttcaatcttgtaagatacaattattacaatgttgtagaaaatttctgaaaataattttgttctttttatcctctctctaattttgttacgtttcatttttcgttttctagtagcatgtttatcaagaaataaaacttagtttatttgagattttttattttcaattcaatattataagccaatgttagatttaggaataattgaataggattagtatataataattacggggcgtaacaaaaatacaggtcataaatttaatcgcatattctggaaccaaaaatacttcgattgaacctaacttaccttagtataaatatgcacataaaaaaagttacagccctttgaagttacaaaatgaaaatcgattttgtccaatatGTCGAAAATTCCgcgagatttttattgaaaatagataatatgtggtatttttatggcaggagcatcttacaaaaaaattatagtaaaattttgacaccccttaaaaattttatggggtgtcttTTTTTTGTAcgttcaaacttttgtgtacgttccaattaaattatttttgtggtaccattagttaaacacaatgtttctaaaactgttttgcctctcagtactttttcgaaaagtcagtttttattgagatattttgaatattagtcaaatccaccacctatttgtaaatatagttaagtacgattatggagacttggtaatcgtatgaaaatttatttataatttatatttttaggcatattttgaaccatattaaaaaagaagccacatcttgataaaaggtgccttatcgaaaaaatactaagagacaaaaacgttttagaaacattgtgtttaactaatggcaccgcaataatagtgtaattggaacctacacaaacatttggggggtgtaaaggaataaaacccccataaaatttttatgtaaacatattaaaaaagaagccgcaactcgataaaaactgccttatcgaaaaaatactaagaagcaaaaaaagttttaaaacttataaaaattagttataataaagtttataaaatttttatgggatgcacaaatttcactatagtttttctttaagatcttcctgtcataagaatgatacatgtccattttcaataaaaaatctctaacagttttcgatatattggaaaaaatcgattttcattttgtaacttcaaggggctataactttttttatgtgcacatttgtattaaggtaagttagtaatcgatctatttttggtcccagaatatgtgatttaatttatggcctgtatttttgttacgccctgtataactaatatgtacattttacaataaaagttacatcaaatattatttaaaaaattgaaaaaaaaatgtttaaacaaatttgatggtgtatataacaattagtttatttaaataacgcctattcgtaatgtacgtaaaaagtacatacaaattaaaaaaagaaacaacgaaataaataatcgagaaccagtgatacagttaacagctccttcccccctctcatcgctatcccaagtttcaacgccggccgattttaagggccatACTTTTAAACTTTGTGGATGATTTCCTTGAAAGGAaatcttttgtatacttggtaagttaaaactttgaagtatgatctttcaaatgcggctaattttattttttagttgttataaacaaagctgctgtgaattaaaaaagaagggtgctaacttcgtccctaattgtgcTAGGACAATAATTGTTTTCCTTTAtgaatgtgtataaaaattcagtctttctaaatatggaaaaataatttttctacaggtaatggttaaaaagttattctaattgtttataagcaaaaaaacgacatgttcttgcaaaataattttacactatttaaaattaatttttgtcatttttttaaattaagttaatagcataaatctttttctttcataaactgtcagaagtattAATATAACCTCATTGTTTTCTGACTTAAAGTGTCGCAAAAaacattaatttgggataaacaaattaaataacttttaaactatttgaccaattgctttgaaatttagaatgtaatttaagcaccagaagtctcagcattctgtgaaataagaaagttctaacttaatttttacataagttatgaacatttataaaatctcaaaatgtatgacttagtttgcaattttataagcaacaaataaggatatagatatgcagcgaacgccatattgaagttttttatattatttattagtttgttACTCTGAAATTcatttagaatgcttcactttttagtaatagacgaaaaaagcgaaaatttagcgttttttgattttcatttgtttataactatgtatattatcaaaatcggctgtaggaaacatataggttattaatatagatgtccatactactcaaaaaatttggtttcggcctggagggggatgtgtcacgagaaaaatcttatttctctggactaccaGGCATTTTTCCcattttaaaaacaatattttcgagaaattacaatattataaaaTACGTACTCGCTTTATAAGTTTTATAGCTCAACTGTCAAGTTGCAGGTGCACAGGTCAGGCGCCGCGTgcgtttttgtataaaaacgggtTTAAGCTTAAGTAGGTACCGTTATAAATACAGCTATAACTTCGTTTCTATTTAGAATTTAATAATCAAATTTTAGGATAGTATTTCGATGACACTAAGGAATGTTTTAACGTAACAAAACAAGaatggtttttttttatttagaaagtaaAAGTCCCTTAAAAACGTAAAAACAGTTGATTTTGATCGTCTTAAGTGGGTAGGCTTCAAATTTTGGCTCCAatgatttttaaatgtattaatttttttcgaattctgagaaaactatcTAACTACTGGAGCCTAAATTTTGCGCCTACTTTCTTAAGTGAAAagtgcaaataatatttttaaattttagcaTTCTATGGTGGACTCCTGGGCATATTTCTGGGCTTCAGTATCGTTTGCGGCATTGAAATATTGTACTTCTTCATCAAAAGTGTTCTTACGCATACAATGGAATACATGGTAAAACATTCCCCCGTCCAAAAGTATGGCAATTTTCGAAGAGTTTTAAAAGGCACGCCTATACAAGTATATCCAGCCAATACTAGAAGCAAAATaccagcaaaataaaatattatccTAAGATAATACTTAAATATATATTGTGAATACTTGCCTAATAATAATAGTTTGTTGTAAGGTTGCTACCTGTAGTTGAAACCTGAATATGTATAAATAAAGTACTTTAATAATGCTTTTAATTGAGTCCATCaaaatcaaaacctgctaaatccaaattttttgtTCTGCTAAATTCAAACTGAAAGTATAAATTTCTGACGATGCCGATGTAAGGGACATGCAGAAAAATGACAAATTAGTGTGgcattttataatatttattgacGCCCCTTTGACTGAGAAATGCCTGATACTTTTGGAAAAtctacatttttaatgttttttgaaCCTCCTGACAACATTTCAAAACAAGaatctagcaggttttgattctataggaCTCAATTTTCTAATACTGTTGCTTGTAATATTATCTTTTAACAAAGtctcttcatttttatattttggtaGGTAGGTATACTTTAGCATTGTCATTTTGATAAGAAGTAATAGTAAAAACAAATTAAAGGGAAGATCACAGTGATTGGCGGTATAcccacgggcgcccatataaaaattttcaggggggcagatgtgaagatgttgcacattatattttgtatacctTGGATAACCACATATTATAGTTTACAgaacccgaaaagctaggggggcacGGCCCTCCTGCCCGTGGGTATACCGTAGTTAAAAAACTTACATAGAAGTAAAAAAACttcggtttgtataatggtatataATTGTTATTAACATCGGTCTGTGTCATTCAACTTGACAAGTTCCCTTCAGCTatttcgagcagggaagccatGCTGCTTTCGAGTACTACTAATATCATATCATAATCTATTAATATCGACATTGTGTCGTACTACAATAGTACAATTAAAGCAATATTTATGTATCAactagtgggctagtttcaattactattcagaatgtcactgaagatgatctgactagatcgaaaacgttctgatgtttttataatccatttggatgactttttttaaacttttttaataaaacttatataccattatacaaaccgaaGTTATTTACTTCTATGTAagatttttaagtaataataaatGTAATGAGCTTTGCTTTGGTTTATTTTGGGGCTGTCTGTtataaacataaaatttaaaatgaagaaagttttattaacattaaaaattatggttaatttcgaaaacaacataagtccacaaaattaaaaacttaaataATGTTACCAATTGAACGGTAAAGGTAGGTAATATAGAAATGAAAACCCCAAATAAATAGAACAAGATGAaggccccgtaaaagatggatGGACGATGTAGAGGAGGACCTATAAACTACGAATATTAGGCAGTTGAAAACTAAGGTAACTGAAGTACCAAATGGAAGAACATTAAGCAGGTCACAAAGGTTTGTACTTTTATAGCGCCAAAAGAAGAACACATGCTTTCCTGTCTAAATTAGTTAATGACGTTAATTTCACGATATTAATTGAGtaaggcggctgcacaattgcccgggaacggtaacgagaacggaaacgggaacgGGAAAAAAGTTAACCTCTACGTAAATTAATGTTGTAGATGCACAATAACCGAGAACGAGAAGCTGTCCGGTAACGGGAACGGGAAAGTTGACCGTGTTTTAACTTTCTCGTTCCCGTTGTATTCCCGGAACCAATCAGAAGGCAGTATTAAAAATACTGTCAAATGCCCAATAAAAATTTGTTAGAAGTGTGTGACCAAGTTTTACTaacaatttttatacattttgcattaaaataaatgacgaattattgatttctttattggaaaaataatgTCCTCAACCGTATGGTGATTGATGTAGATCATAGTACGTACTTATAATAATATGGTAATTagatacataataataatataaatatttgaatgatatgctttttatctttatgcTGACAAACCTTTGTGATTGAACAGATATTGTGTAAATTAGTTCCAAGATCATAaaagacgaaaatattaaaagctcgtcatcaaataaatccatatttttagagaagagacattttcttttaataaaattagaaaaagatcgttccacaaaatttattttgagacGAAAAATAATTAACAGCACAAGTGACAGTGACACAAAACAGCTGTTTACCATTTAATTGTGAATCTGCTGATGCTTTCAGTTTCCGCTCTCGTTTCCGTTCCCGgtcaattgtgcagccgccttaaGAATAGACAACCACTTTTGTCACATAAACACATATTTTAAGCTCCTCCATGTAGTTTTAATCATGTTATTTATTTATGATGTCATGGTTTtaatcatgatactataaataacgttTTAATTATCCTAATAATTGCATTATGGAAATTTGGATGGCATATCTAAATATGTCGACTCTACCACGATTCGGAACCTACTTCTGTCAAAAGTCGACTTCACGTTCTGTTCTGTGTCAAATTCTCTTTAATTGCTGTTCTATGCCCGGTGTTCATGACCGACGTTTGTGGTGGAGTGATGTCTAAACAAATTTTTGTATgtagttaaataaaaaaagttacaataaTGGGTGCTTCGTCAAGTGCAACAAGAAAGTTAACAGTAGAAAACGATGATCCTACAAGCGTCATTAAAGTTTCAGAAGAAGTTGTGGATCGATTAAAAGGAAGTCAAGGTAAGGTTATGAATGTTACATAAACTTGTATTCAAATAAATTTGATATTTCTCAAGTTTTCAATTAAAACTCAATTTTCCTTTGTGATATTTATAGTGTAAAGTCTTTTAACCTGGTTAACGATAAAAGTAAGGCGCCCTAAAATAGATATATCCTAATTcaaaacttaaaaataggaaCTGTTAGGTACCTTTTGAGTGATGACATACCCCATTTGATAGAAGAATAGAATCCAAAGAAATTTAGATATAAGTATATTGAATGAAAAGAACTAATTGAACAATTAAGACTGGCAAATTATGAGAGAGCTAAAAAAATTGTGAAGAAGGTAGTGATTTGTAAAGAAGAGTAGTAGTGACTACAACCATACAACATTGATTTAATTAATGAAATAGTTGGGAGAACAGAGGAAATTACTTAATGAGTAGCAGAAGTATTGATAGAAATATAAAGGAGTGACACTAGATCAATACATTAGAAAAAGGATATGTTTAATTATACTGATATCTGATAATGAAAACGGACTAAAGGCAGCTTTTATTGTATATTGGAAGATTGAAATAAGATTGGACCGGAGAGAGAACAAAACTcctttaaatattataataagtAAACAGGGTAGCAATGAACAAATTCGTAATTACACTTTTTACTTTATTATACTTAGGTAGTAAAATGTTTACAGTTTTCAGTGAGTTATACATAATATATGGAAATATCCACAAACTATGTCACCAAAAAAAATGAACTGCCTACCCTCTCTCTCTCCTTCATTGTAATGTGTGGTTTACAGCTAATGTAACCCCCTCATGTGAATGTTgcaattgcaactcatgaccccCTTTTCAAAAAAACAACTATAAACTTTATTTACGAAACTCCCAAACATTTTCGACAGGGTTCATATCAGCGCTATTACTGGACAATCCAACAAGGGGCTGTTTTGTTCTGCCAAAAAAGCTTTAACAAACCATGCTGTATGGCAGGGAGCTCCATCTTACATAAAAATGAATGGTTCCCCATTTAGAAACCACTCTTGGAGCTGCAGAATCAACTGCCTTTGCAAGACATAATTGTACTGGTCTTGCCGCATCATTCCTTTTACTATACAGACGTCCAGTACCTTTGTCATTGACTGACCAAATCATCACTTTTGAAAGcacatttgaaattttgcagaacAAAGCTCAGTTTGTGCATTGTTATCATGGAGAAAAGTTTCATCCTGTGTTGGTCAAACTGTGAAGCACCCTACAAAAGTGATGATTGGGTTAGTCATTAGTGGCAAGGGTACTAGACGTCTGTGAGTGGTAAAAGGAATGATGCACCAAGACCAGTACAAAGATGTCTTGCAATAGCAGTTGATTCAGGAGTTCCAAGACTGGTTTCGAAATGAGGAACCAGTTAAGGAATAGAAAGAATAATTTAGGTGTGGAGTCATCATCCTCAAATGTAGAAGACAGTACAGGTTTGCATTGATAGTATGCCATGCAGAATAAAGCTCTAGTAGATAATAAAggttaacattttttataaaatcttacAGTGTGCCTAATAATTTAGCCAGGGACTGTATGTGCACTCATGCCCCACTCCCTCTTGCTGTATACCATTGTAATAAGCTAAGTCACCCCTTCCCCTTCACTACATcatagtttatggatgttccctaaGCATTTTAAAAGtctttgattttaatttttgttagtGTAATCTCTCTCAGATAGTAGGATTTTTGTTGTCACTGTAGCGACAAGCTAcaattactattttttaattactaataTTCAATAACTTTTCTTTCTAAATTAAACAATAGGATCTcttttaaaatttacattttttctGCTCCTAATATACAAAAACATATTTATATCATTAATTGCCTAAACCTCTTTCAGTTTCTATGTATACAAAACAAAATACTATATCTAATCAAGTACATCATCCAGACCGTTACAGCAATAAATTTCCGTTTTAAGAGGGTTCAAATCTGAAACCCTTGATTGACAAAAATTAATATGAGTTCAGTTGAGTCACAACTAGCGTTCGGTCAGGAAGGATGAACCACACCTCCTTCGAAAAATAAACATGCTTTTTACAGTAATAAATACACATTAATAACAGTTgttttacattttatttaattttatttgtttctGTGGACAATAAAGTTATCACATGCAATCAATACAACCACGGAACATCGCCAATATTtggatgcctcagaagccaatgAGTGTAAGTCAATAAATGTTTGAAATGAGATATGATTTTTGTGAAAATAGCTGCAGAAAATTGAGGAGCCATTAAAAACAGATAAACCGTCTTTATAAATCATAATATAAgtattacagtagaaccccgcaaatccgaaccccgcaaatctgaactttcggcaaatccgaaccaacggaaagtgaaaaaaaattttaaaaattcaaaataaaaatttaaaaacatgtttattatgtgAGAAAATAATTACGTAAGACGCTAGCTACAGTATTAAACACTGGAATACTAATGGGTGAATAAAAGCGTCGAGTTAGActaaacacaatcaataaaggaatgtgcataatacacattttccatggtatactatgaacgaaaacattgaaaaagataagaaacatgagaaacatagtgtaatcaatatccagattacaaattaaataaatcatttacatggccgaattcccatgtcccgtgacgaaacaaaactactggcgttagcgatttaatatttcagtgacctaaatatttttcagctttagaatattggaggcataaacgtgcggatagagtttcataaagggatcggtggcagtccaaatcttgtaaaaatcatcttcgttagcttcttaggctaactttcggataatccgaacttttcggaatccgaacaggctgtccccccaattagttcggatttgcggggttctactgtatattcataaatacaaacacgAATAAGCGATTTGTCATTGGTGTTACATCTCATAAGTCATTTTGAGGGAGAACTTAACTTACACAGCTTGATTTCTGAAGCATCCATTCAGCTCTGCTTGTCATAATAAATTCTATTCTTATTATCTGAAAATATTCATTGTTTTCAAAGAGGTTTTTATAGTCTACAAAACAGGCATATCTTGTTATGGACACTCTTCAGATGTAGACACGTTTTATTATGGAGTAAGTGACTTCATATTATGCAGTTGTGCCCACGAATGTGTTAACACAATCTAGTGGTAGTGAGATCACTATAAATGCAAATTCAGTTTCTttggcatttctaaatatatgaACTAGTTCTCGCTTCCTGTAAACTTAACTATACAGTAGAACCctgcaaatccgaactaattggggggacagcctgttcggattccgaaaagttcggattatccgaaagttagccttaactagtagttcaaagctttcattgtgattttgagtagccaaacgttctcgcaagagtgtggacaatatttttggactcaagttgagtacgagagaaccaaagtaagtttgtgtttaacctttataaacactttataaacctatatattaaagtataatatttatttttaagaaattttaaatgtcaaagtcctagtaattctacattgtccaattttctggctttacgCTGTATAATacacatgtttttaagtttttgtcttgaatttttaaatttttttcactttccgttggttcggatttgccgaaagttcggattcgcggggttcggatttacggggttctactgtataactACTTTTTctaactatttttttaatatgcccTATTATTCTTATAATGCAGTAATATTGGACACTTTTTAGCCTTTCTCTTAGGTTCATCTCATGTAATATGATTTCCCAATGTTTTCAAAATTGAATATGGCAGATTATCTGAATATAATACTTAACAGTTTTTTAGAATTCCTAATAATACTTAATCCTAATAACTTAATAATAAAGTATGACCCACATACTATAACTTTCATTATTTGTTGTTTTAGTGGTAAGAAATGAATTCAAACAACAAGCTGTTCCTCCACCAGTTCAAGGGGGCTCTTTTCCCATATTTATAAATGAACCTAGTTTAACCTCCTATCAACTTCGACAGGCAAATGTAGCTGAACTGAAGAAAAACGATGAGTATTGGCAACAGAGGCTGAAAAACTTAGAAGAGAAACATAAGAAAATGAATGATGTCTTGGACCAGGAGTATCAAAAAGCTGTATGTAGTATGACACCTTAGTAATAATGTTGCAGTTAAGGGGAGGGTATAGTTAGAAATTCaaatttcaagcacatttttgtgatttttttttgaaactatggtacacttattttatttttaaattaaatacctaagcatattaagtacaattcacagaatatccaaaaaaaattttaaggaaaaatattgaaaaatgagCCAACAGTGGCCAATTTTTACAAACACCTAAAAAAATGCAATTTGCGGTGCACATCAGAAGTCATCACCGGAttatgtgaaacaaaaaattcaaaaagattttattatctTACGAGTTCGTCGAGGTAACCATATTCCATAATTTCATACCATATTCCCCcttaaaggcgggttgacattactagtgaataacgaatgtggctcacgcttacgtattttgcccgtgtgATTGCTAGATATTGTATTATCTATTTTCTAACTCAAGCAGTACTTAATTTGTATCtgcattgcataaatacaaatgtactgctcgagtttgaaaatagataataaaatatctaataatagcatgggcaaaatacgtaagcgtgagccacgttcgttattcactactAATGGCAACCCGCCTTAAATCAAATTGAATTTTAACCCAGATATGCCTAAAACttatcttaaaatattttttaatattttcttcaaaTGTACGTGTTATGTAAGGTAACAAAAACATATTTGTcgttaaaacaaaatatttgtgtaaaataagt
This genomic window from Diabrotica virgifera virgifera chromosome 1, PGI_DIABVI_V3a contains:
- the LOC114325890 gene encoding MICOS complex subunit MIC19, which codes for MGASSSATRKLTVENDDPTSVIKVSEEVVDRLKGSQVVRNEFKQQAVPPPVQGGSFPIFINEPSLTSYQLRQANVAELKKNDEYWQQRLKNLEEKHKKMNDVLDQEYQKALEEMSSGKLGRYAQNIPPCKDTERAVMECYKCNPHEPMKCARVVQAFQECVDLKRNCLLANRTIASN